The Pseudomonadota bacterium genome includes a region encoding these proteins:
- a CDS encoding DNA alkylation response protein, which produces MNNATRNRISPTHEVINQPDPLSDYNPFDQHPALRETLQREGGGRYAEQVRDYGALAADEVARLGFEANRHAPELDTHDRFGHRIDQVNYHPAYHQLMALGIGHGLSALTWSGEPGARVARSAMIYLHNRFEAGTMCPMTMTHAVLASLRLQPDVAEQWQPRVLAATYDQRFLPAEQKQGATLGMAMTEKQGGSDVRANTTRAAPLATRGPGQEYLLVGHKWFCSAPMSDAFLTLAQTEEGLSCFLVPRFCPDGSVNPFHLIRLKDKLGNRSNASAEVEFPGTWGVMVGEPGRGVATIIRMVAETRLDCAIGSASLMHQALSEAIHHCDGRQAFGRCLSAQPLMQNVLADMALESEAALVLALHLAGRFERAGTDAASERIARLATPVAKYWLCKRAVGLCYEAMECLGGNGYVEESMLPRLFREAPVNAIWEGSGNIQCLDVLRAIDREPETIDAFRDFVEPHAGDHPALAAALKEIGQMLGNSERAEFEARRMVEAIAVTLQAAVLLEAGNDTVAETFIVARLVHGNRGGLFGNLGPDAPLEALVARSRPGGH; this is translated from the coding sequence ATGAACAATGCGACGCGCAACCGCATATCGCCAACCCATGAAGTCATCAACCAGCCCGATCCGCTGAGCGATTACAACCCCTTTGACCAGCACCCTGCGCTGCGCGAAACCCTGCAGCGCGAAGGCGGCGGCCGCTATGCCGAGCAGGTGCGCGACTACGGCGCCCTCGCTGCCGACGAAGTCGCTCGTCTGGGCTTTGAAGCCAATCGCCATGCACCCGAGCTGGATACGCACGATCGATTTGGTCACCGTATCGACCAGGTCAACTACCATCCGGCCTACCACCAGCTGATGGCGCTGGGCATCGGCCACGGACTGTCGGCCCTGACCTGGAGCGGCGAACCCGGGGCTCGCGTCGCCCGCTCGGCCATGATCTATCTACATAACCGATTCGAAGCGGGCACCATGTGCCCCATGACCATGACCCACGCGGTCCTGGCGTCCCTGCGGTTGCAGCCCGACGTCGCCGAGCAATGGCAGCCGCGCGTGCTGGCGGCAACGTACGATCAGCGATTCTTGCCGGCCGAACAAAAACAGGGCGCCACCCTGGGCATGGCCATGACCGAAAAACAGGGCGGTTCAGATGTTCGCGCCAACACCACCCGCGCCGCGCCACTGGCGACACGGGGACCGGGACAGGAGTATCTACTGGTCGGCCACAAGTGGTTCTGCTCCGCGCCAATGTCCGACGCGTTCCTGACGCTGGCCCAGACCGAGGAAGGGCTGAGCTGTTTCCTGGTGCCCCGCTTCTGTCCGGACGGCAGCGTCAACCCGTTCCATCTCATTCGTCTCAAGGACAAGCTCGGCAACCGCTCCAACGCCTCGGCCGAGGTCGAGTTTCCGGGCACCTGGGGCGTGATGGTGGGCGAGCCTGGCCGCGGCGTGGCCACCATCATCCGCATGGTCGCCGAGACCCGCCTCGACTGCGCCATCGGCTCGGCCTCGCTGATGCACCAGGCCCTTTCCGAGGCGATTCATCACTGTGACGGCCGGCAGGCCTTTGGCCGGTGCCTCAGCGCTCAGCCCCTGATGCAGAACGTGCTTGCCGACATGGCGCTTGAAAGCGAAGCAGCGCTGGTTTTGGCCCTGCACCTGGCCGGCCGCTTCGAGCGCGCCGGCACCGACGCAGCCTCGGAACGGATCGCCCGGCTGGCCACGCCGGTAGCCAAGTACTGGTTGTGCAAACGTGCCGTCGGGCTGTGCTACGAGGCCATGGAATGCCTTGGCGGCAATGGCTATGTCGAGGAATCCATGCTTCCGCGGCTGTTTCGCGAGGCACCGGTCAACGCCATTTGGGAAGGCTCCGGCAATATTCAGTGCCTCGACGTACTTCGGGCGATTGACCGTGAACCTGAAACCATCGACGCGTTTCGCGATTTCGTCGAACCGCATGCCGGTGACCACCCGGCACTGGCTGCTGCTCTCAAAGAGATCGGGCAGATGCTGGGCAACAGCGAGCGAGCGGAGTTCGAGGCGCGCCGGATGGTCGAGGCGATTGCCGTAACGCTGCAGGCGGCAGTTCTGCTCGAGGCCGGCAATGACACGGTTGCGGAGACGTTTATCGTCGCCCGGCTGGTCCACGGTAATCGCGGTGGCCTGTTCGGCAATCTGGGGCCGGACGCGCCGCTCGAAGCGCTGGTCGCACGGTCTCGCCCCGGCGGGCACTGA
- a CDS encoding Rrf2 family transcriptional regulator — translation MRLTQYTDFSLRVLIYLGLNGDRRCTIREISEAYAISRNHLMKVVQQLAAEGYVESARGVGGGLMLAAAPRQLNVGRIVRVMEPDLGLVECMREGNRCAITEACRLAGMLDEARQAFLGVLEAYTLADILTPERRPALQRLLNIRVETA, via the coding sequence ATGCGTTTAACCCAGTACACTGATTTCTCGCTGCGCGTGCTCATCTATCTCGGGCTCAATGGCGATCGCCGTTGCACCATTCGGGAAATCTCCGAGGCTTATGCGATTTCGCGAAATCACCTGATGAAGGTGGTTCAGCAGCTGGCTGCCGAGGGTTATGTTGAATCGGCCCGGGGTGTTGGCGGCGGGCTGATGCTGGCCGCTGCTCCCAGGCAGCTCAACGTTGGCCGCATCGTGCGTGTGATGGAACCTGATCTGGGGCTGGTCGAATGCATGCGCGAAGGCAACCGGTGCGCAATCACCGAAGCCTGCCGGCTGGCCGGAATGCTCGATGAAGCGCGACAGGCCTTTCTCGGCGTCCTGGAGGCCTACACGCTCGCCGACATTCTCACCCCGGAACGCCGGCCGGCACTCCAGCGGCTACTCAATATCCGCGTCGAAACGGCGTGA
- a CDS encoding peptidylprolyl isomerase — protein MQIANNTVVSIDYTLTGDDGQVIDSSEGREPLVYLHGHQNIIPGLEKAIEGKTEGDELEVAVEPEEGYGPYRDELVQAVPREAFAGVDKVEPGMSFRAESNAGPMTVVVREVGDDTVTVDGNHMLAGQVLKFSVAVRSVREATETEIQQGTAEAA, from the coding sequence ATGCAGATTGCCAACAACACCGTCGTGTCGATCGACTACACCCTGACCGGCGACGACGGTCAGGTTATCGATAGCTCCGAAGGACGCGAACCACTGGTTTACCTCCACGGCCACCAGAACATCATTCCGGGCCTGGAAAAGGCCATCGAAGGCAAGACCGAGGGCGATGAGCTGGAAGTCGCCGTCGAGCCCGAGGAAGGCTACGGCCCCTACCGCGACGAGCTGGTTCAGGCTGTACCGCGCGAGGCCTTTGCCGGTGTCGACAAGGTCGAGCCCGGCATGAGCTTCCGGGCCGAATCGAATGCCGGCCCGATGACCGTCGTGGTGCGCGAGGTCGGCGATGACACCGTCACCGTGGACGGCAACCACATGCTGGCCGGCCAGGTACTCAAGTTCAGCGTCGCTGTAAGAAGCGTGCGTGAGGCCACCGAAACCGAAATCCAGCAAGGCACTGCCGAGGCAGCCTGA
- the rho gene encoding transcription termination factor Rho, with amino-acid sequence MNLTELKRKSAQELVAMAEELGIENMGRSRKQDVIFAILKAKAQKKEAIYGDGVLEILQDGFGFLRSAEASYMAGPDDIYVSPSQIRRFNLRTGDYIAGKIRPPKSSERYFALLKVEELNYDKPEAAKNKILFENLTPEFPRVQLELERGNGSTEDITGRIIDLIAPIGKGQRGLVVSPPKAGKTMMLQNIATAIRANNPEVHMIILLIDERPEEVTEMERGVDAEVISSTFDEPASRHVQVADMVIERAKRLVEHKHDVIILLDSITRLARAYNTVVPSSGKVLTGGVDANALQRPKRFFGAARNIEGGASLTIIATALVDTGSKMDEVIYEEFKGTGNMEIHLSRRIAEKRVYPAIDINRSGTRREELMVGNDQLQKTWILRRILQPMDEAQAIEFMLDKLKVTKTNEEFFNYMKR; translated from the coding sequence ATGAACCTGACTGAACTGAAAAGAAAATCCGCGCAAGAGCTGGTCGCCATGGCCGAGGAACTCGGCATCGAGAACATGGGCCGATCGCGCAAGCAAGACGTCATCTTCGCAATCCTCAAGGCCAAGGCGCAGAAAAAGGAAGCGATCTACGGCGACGGGGTGCTCGAAATCCTCCAGGACGGATTCGGGTTCCTGCGCTCGGCCGAAGCCTCCTACATGGCCGGGCCCGACGACATCTACGTCTCGCCATCGCAGATTCGCCGCTTCAATCTGCGCACCGGCGACTACATTGCCGGCAAGATTCGGCCGCCCAAGTCGTCCGAGCGCTACTTCGCGCTGCTCAAGGTCGAAGAGCTCAATTACGACAAGCCCGAGGCGGCCAAGAACAAGATCCTGTTCGAGAACCTGACGCCGGAATTTCCGCGCGTGCAGCTGGAGCTCGAACGCGGCAACGGCTCGACCGAAGACATCACCGGGCGCATCATCGACCTGATCGCGCCGATCGGCAAGGGACAGCGAGGCCTGGTCGTCAGCCCGCCCAAAGCCGGAAAAACCATGATGCTGCAGAACATTGCCACGGCGATCCGGGCCAACAACCCGGAAGTGCACATGATCATCCTGCTGATTGACGAGCGACCCGAAGAAGTGACCGAAATGGAACGCGGCGTCGATGCCGAGGTGATTTCGTCGACCTTTGACGAACCGGCATCCCGGCACGTCCAGGTCGCCGATATGGTGATCGAGCGCGCCAAGCGCCTGGTTGAACACAAACACGACGTCATCATCCTGCTCGACTCCATAACCCGCCTGGCGCGCGCCTACAACACCGTGGTGCCATCTTCAGGCAAGGTCCTGACCGGTGGGGTTGACGCCAATGCGCTGCAGCGACCCAAGCGGTTTTTCGGCGCGGCGCGCAACATCGAGGGTGGCGCAAGTCTGACGATCATCGCCACGGCCCTGGTCGACACCGGCTCGAAGATGGATGAAGTGATCTACGAGGAATTCAAGGGCACCGGCAACATGGAAATCCACCTGAGCCGCAGGATCGCCGAGAAGCGCGTCTATCCCGCTATCGACATCAACCGCTCCGGCACCCGCCGCGAGGAACTGATGGTCGGCAACGACCAGCTGCAAAAGACCTGGATTCTCCGGCGTATCCTGCAGCCCATGGACGAAGCCCAGGCCATTGAATTCATGCTCGACAAGCTCAAGGTCACCAAGACCAATGAGGAATTCTTCAACTACATGAAGCGATAG
- the idi gene encoding isopentenyl-diphosphate Delta-isomerase, translating to MRWRSRSVALEQAGPARAVSSDAEPLILVDEQDNPIGTLSKGACHDGDGVLHRAFSIFLFDDQERLLVQRRAGDKRLWPLHWANSCCSHPRARESMPEATARRVNEEIGVDAELEFIYKFRYQARYLDLGSEHELCWVYAGRTTEDAVRPNPSEIADWAFLSPAQVDALVADNEAAVAPWFRLEWRELRRTCWDRIEVLLRADP from the coding sequence ATGCGCTGGAGGTCCAGATCGGTGGCGCTTGAACAGGCGGGCCCGGCACGTGCGGTGTCATCGGATGCCGAGCCGCTGATTCTGGTCGACGAGCAGGATAATCCGATCGGCACGCTGTCCAAGGGCGCCTGCCATGACGGTGACGGCGTTCTTCATCGCGCGTTCTCGATTTTCTTGTTCGACGATCAAGAGCGCCTGCTGGTGCAGCGACGCGCCGGCGACAAACGGCTGTGGCCGCTGCACTGGGCCAACAGCTGCTGTTCGCACCCGCGTGCCCGTGAAAGCATGCCCGAGGCCACTGCGCGGCGGGTCAATGAAGAAATCGGCGTTGATGCCGAACTGGAGTTCATCTACAAATTTCGCTACCAGGCGCGGTATCTGGATCTGGGCTCTGAACACGAGCTGTGCTGGGTCTATGCAGGCCGCACGACCGAAGACGCGGTCCGCCCCAATCCTTCGGAAATCGCCGACTGGGCGTTTCTCTCGCCCGCACAGGTCGATGCCCTGGTTGCCGATAACGAGGCAGCCGTAGCGCCGTGGTTCCGGTTGGAGTGGCGCGAGCTTCGCCGAACCTGCTGGGACCGGATCGAGGTGTTGCTCAGAGCGGATCCGTGA
- the mvaD gene encoding diphosphomevalonate decarboxylase, translating into MKEATARAGANIALVKYWGKRDRRLNLPAAGSISVTLAGLETRTTVIPDPALKADCLLIDGDEQPVERVSAVLDLIRAQAGIATFCRVESSNTFPTGAGLASSASGFAALVVAATHAFELEWPAARLSELARRGSGSAARSIFGGFVEMTAGEHADGSDAVARPLLEAAEWPLEVVVAVTDTASKAVSSRDGMYHTMHTSPFYPAWVASVPADLEAARDAIVRRDFERLAEVSEHSALKMHASMMAARPGLVYWNAATLAAMQRVREMRVSGCGVFFTIDAGPQLKAVCLPGCGQQVAEALSDVAGVIGIRQVGLGAGAAVLG; encoded by the coding sequence ATGAAGGAAGCGACCGCCCGGGCCGGCGCAAACATCGCGCTGGTCAAGTACTGGGGCAAGCGCGATCGGCGGCTCAACCTGCCGGCGGCCGGTTCGATCTCGGTCACGCTGGCCGGACTGGAGACGCGTACGACGGTCATTCCGGACCCTGCCCTGAAAGCCGACTGCCTGTTGATCGACGGGGACGAACAACCGGTTGAGCGGGTCAGCGCAGTGTTGGACCTGATCCGCGCGCAGGCCGGTATCGCGACGTTCTGCCGCGTTGAGAGCAGCAACACCTTTCCTACCGGCGCGGGCCTGGCGTCATCGGCATCGGGCTTTGCCGCCCTGGTCGTCGCCGCGACGCACGCTTTCGAGCTGGAATGGCCGGCCGCCAGGTTGTCGGAGCTGGCGCGTCGCGGATCCGGATCGGCGGCCCGGTCGATATTCGGCGGCTTCGTCGAGATGACCGCCGGCGAGCACGCCGACGGGTCCGATGCGGTGGCCCGGCCCCTGCTCGAGGCTGCCGAGTGGCCGCTGGAGGTGGTGGTGGCCGTCACGGACACCGCCAGCAAGGCCGTGAGTTCGCGCGATGGCATGTACCACACGATGCACACCTCGCCCTTTTACCCCGCCTGGGTGGCGTCGGTGCCGGCCGACCTGGAAGCTGCCCGGGACGCCATTGTCCGGCGTGATTTTGAACGGCTGGCCGAGGTATCCGAGCACAGCGCGCTGAAAATGCATGCCTCGATGATGGCGGCCCGGCCCGGGCTGGTGTATTGGAATGCGGCAACGCTGGCCGCCATGCAGCGCGTGCGAGAAATGCGCGTGTCCGGATGCGGCGTGTTCTTCACCATTGATGCCGGTCCCCAGCTCAAGGCCGTGTGTTTGCCCGGTTGCGGACAGCAGGTGGCCGAAGCGCTGTCGGATGTGGCCGGCGTGATCGGCATCCGGCAGGTCGGCCTCGGTGCCGGTGCGGCGGTGCTCGGGTGA
- a CDS encoding AMIN domain-containing protein has protein sequence MRNWTIAIALLGVVSAGAATAGEVRNLRVWAGPDSTRAVLDLDQRVEYRLFTLDNPARVVVDIERVGLGSDLAIDEEHSGVIAGVRHGIQGGHDLRVVFDLDAAARPQSFLLDPAGKYGHRLVIDLYPEGAQSPGERVREAVRSARDGQRDMIVAIDAGHGGEDPGAIGPSGTYEKTVTLALARDLERRINDEPGMQAVLIRTGDYYVPLHERYDRARKAEADLFLSLHADAFRDFRVRGSSVYVLSRRGASSEAARLLARSENRADLVGGVKLDRGDDVLSSVLLDLSQSVALEYSNAAAEQILQRLARVGKRHRSRVERANFVVLRSPDVPSVLVEVGFISNPQDEQNLTSQSHRSAIAQAVLDGVRAHFHETAPRGTWIAANRPVDRHVVQRGDTLGVIAQKYRTSVARLRQANDLEGDVIHPGAVLVIPTGS, from the coding sequence ATGCGGAATTGGACCATTGCCATCGCGCTGCTCGGGGTCGTGTCGGCCGGTGCTGCAACCGCCGGCGAGGTCCGCAACCTTCGCGTCTGGGCGGGCCCGGACAGCACGCGAGCGGTGCTGGACCTGGACCAGCGCGTGGAATATCGCCTGTTCACGCTCGACAATCCGGCGCGTGTGGTGGTCGACATCGAACGGGTGGGTCTCGGCAGTGATCTGGCTATTGATGAGGAGCACAGCGGCGTAATCGCCGGGGTGCGTCACGGAATCCAGGGCGGGCACGACCTGCGAGTTGTGTTTGACCTAGATGCAGCGGCCCGACCGCAGAGTTTCCTGCTCGATCCGGCCGGCAAGTACGGTCATCGCCTGGTCATCGACCTCTACCCGGAAGGCGCTCAATCGCCGGGCGAGCGCGTGCGTGAAGCGGTCCGGTCGGCGCGGGATGGACAGCGCGACATGATCGTTGCAATCGATGCCGGCCATGGGGGTGAAGACCCGGGTGCAATCGGTCCTTCAGGCACCTATGAAAAGACGGTCACGCTTGCACTGGCGCGTGATCTGGAGCGACGCATCAATGATGAGCCGGGCATGCAGGCCGTGCTGATTCGAACCGGTGACTACTACGTCCCGTTGCATGAGCGCTATGATCGGGCCCGCAAGGCCGAAGCGGACCTCTTCCTGTCGCTTCATGCCGATGCCTTTCGCGATTTTCGCGTGCGCGGCAGTTCGGTCTACGTGCTGTCGCGGCGGGGTGCCTCCAGTGAGGCGGCGCGCCTTCTGGCCAGAAGCGAAAACCGCGCTGACCTGGTTGGCGGGGTCAAGCTCGATCGGGGCGATGATGTACTCAGTTCGGTGCTGCTTGATCTGTCGCAATCGGTTGCGCTCGAGTACAGCAATGCCGCCGCCGAACAGATCCTGCAGCGCCTCGCCCGCGTTGGCAAGCGTCATCGGTCGCGGGTCGAGCGCGCCAACTTCGTTGTGCTGCGTTCGCCGGACGTGCCCAGCGTGCTGGTCGAGGTCGGTTTCATCAGCAATCCGCAGGATGAGCAGAACCTCACTTCACAGTCCCACCGTAGCGCCATCGCACAAGCAGTCCTCGACGGCGTTCGCGCCCACTTCCATGAAACCGCCCCGCGGGGCACCTGGATCGCCGCCAATCGGCCGGTGGATCGTCATGTTGTCCAGCGCGGTGACACCCTGGGCGTGATTGCGCAGAAGTACCGCACCAGCGTGGCCCGGCTCCGACAGGCCAACGATCTGGAGGGCGATGTGATTCATCCGGGGGCGGTGCTTGTCATTCCGACCGGGTCGTAA
- a CDS encoding hydroxymethylglutaryl-CoA reductase, degradative, with amino-acid sequence MMERSRIPQFYKMSVPERVRTVRDRGLLGPEDCQVLQSGRHTLSIQLADKMIENVIGVMGLPVGLGLNFLINGREYVVPLVVEEPSIVAALSSAAKLAREAGGFRVESMEPQLIGQVQVVDVASPARAQAALLQRKAEILNLANSLHPKMIARGGGAKDLEVFVHPSQGPGGDMVVVHLLVDTRDAMGANLVNTMCEGVASLVETIAEGRVFLRILSNLADRSLVKARVRIPTRLLTGKGFDGEQVRDGIIVANDFARVDPYRAATHNKGIMNGIDAVALATGNDWRAIEAGAHAYAARGGRYAGLTQWYKDDHGDLVGELEIPIKVGTVGGPLQTNPTVALNLRLLGAGSARELAEVMGAVGLAQTFSALRALVTEGIQQGHMTLHARSVATAAGTPPELFDTVVERLIASGEIKIWKAEEIIAEVRCQSDPHCRASADRVEDTLEGERLGAGHGKIILLGEHAVVYGRRAVAAPIPLAIQARVEDAREGVELIIPRWGVEQRLEFNAKRPQSFARSMARVLEALGLQGRGMRIEVFPNVPRAMGLGGSAALAVAVIRAIDAHFSLGLDDERVNEMAFECEKVAHGTPSGIDNTLATWGEFLLFRNGEQPQREVIEVAEPLPIVIGMSGVESLTARTVARVREAWKKNPALYERIFDEIDTLAGHGLDALKTGDFETLGEMMNVCQGLLNAMQVSSWELEELIQVARNNGAVGAKLTGGGGGGSIIALCPEDSARVAQAIRAAGYNALEVQIGGA; translated from the coding sequence ATGATGGAGCGATCCAGGATTCCGCAGTTCTACAAGATGTCGGTGCCTGAGCGGGTGCGCACGGTACGCGATCGCGGTCTGCTTGGACCGGAGGATTGTCAGGTTCTCCAGTCGGGCCGACATACGCTGTCGATTCAGCTGGCCGACAAGATGATTGAAAACGTCATCGGCGTGATGGGACTGCCGGTTGGCCTCGGCCTGAATTTTCTGATCAACGGCAGGGAATACGTTGTGCCACTGGTCGTCGAGGAGCCGTCGATTGTGGCGGCGCTGAGCTCGGCGGCCAAGCTGGCGCGGGAGGCCGGGGGGTTCCGGGTTGAGAGCATGGAGCCGCAGCTGATCGGTCAGGTCCAGGTGGTCGATGTCGCCAGTCCGGCTCGCGCGCAAGCGGCGCTGCTGCAGCGCAAGGCCGAGATACTGAACCTGGCCAACAGCCTGCATCCGAAAATGATTGCGCGCGGAGGCGGGGCGAAAGACCTGGAGGTTTTCGTTCACCCCTCCCAGGGGCCCGGTGGAGACATGGTCGTGGTCCACTTGCTGGTCGATACCCGCGACGCGATGGGCGCGAACCTGGTCAATACGATGTGCGAAGGCGTGGCTTCGCTGGTCGAGACCATTGCCGAGGGACGGGTCTTTCTGCGCATTCTGTCCAACCTGGCCGACCGCTCCCTGGTCAAGGCACGCGTCCGCATCCCCACGCGGTTGCTGACTGGCAAGGGCTTTGACGGGGAGCAAGTCCGCGACGGCATTATCGTGGCCAATGATTTTGCCCGGGTCGACCCGTACCGCGCGGCCACCCACAACAAGGGCATCATGAACGGTATCGATGCGGTTGCCCTGGCAACCGGCAACGACTGGCGGGCGATCGAGGCCGGCGCCCACGCCTATGCTGCCCGCGGTGGTCGCTATGCCGGGCTGACTCAGTGGTACAAGGACGATCACGGCGACCTGGTCGGTGAGCTGGAGATCCCGATCAAGGTCGGCACGGTTGGCGGGCCTTTGCAGACCAATCCTACTGTTGCGCTCAACCTGCGCCTGCTGGGCGCTGGCAGCGCGCGCGAGCTGGCCGAAGTGATGGGGGCGGTTGGTCTGGCCCAGACCTTCTCGGCACTGCGTGCGCTGGTCACCGAGGGCATCCAGCAGGGCCACATGACGCTGCACGCGCGGTCGGTGGCGACTGCCGCCGGCACGCCGCCGGAACTGTTCGATACCGTGGTTGAACGCCTGATCGCCTCCGGAGAGATCAAGATCTGGAAGGCCGAGGAGATCATTGCCGAGGTGCGCTGCCAGTCCGACCCGCACTGCCGGGCAAGCGCCGATCGCGTCGAGGACACGCTGGAAGGCGAACGACTGGGCGCCGGGCACGGCAAGATCATTCTGCTTGGTGAACATGCCGTTGTCTATGGCCGGCGGGCGGTGGCTGCGCCCATTCCGCTGGCCATTCAGGCACGGGTGGAGGATGCGCGCGAAGGCGTTGAGCTGATCATTCCGCGCTGGGGCGTCGAGCAGCGACTGGAATTCAACGCCAAGAGACCGCAATCCTTTGCCCGCTCCATGGCGCGCGTGCTCGAGGCGCTGGGCCTGCAGGGGCGCGGTATGCGTATCGAAGTCTTTCCAAATGTGCCGCGCGCAATGGGGTTGGGTGGCTCGGCTGCCCTGGCGGTCGCGGTGATCCGCGCGATCGACGCCCATTTTTCACTCGGGCTGGACGACGAGCGGGTCAACGAAATGGCGTTCGAGTGCGAAAAGGTGGCTCACGGCACGCCATCGGGTATCGATAATACGCTGGCCACCTGGGGCGAGTTTCTGTTGTTCCGCAACGGCGAGCAGCCGCAGCGGGAGGTCATCGAGGTGGCAGAGCCGCTACCGATCGTCATTGGCATGAGTGGCGTCGAGAGCCTGACCGCACGCACCGTTGCCCGTGTACGCGAGGCCTGGAAGAAGAATCCGGCACTGTATGAGCGAATCTTCGACGAGATCGACACCCTGGCTGGACACGGCCTGGACGCGCTCAAAACCGGCGATTTCGAGACCCTGGGCGAGATGATGAATGTCTGCCAGGGTTTGCTCAATGCCATGCAGGTGTCGAGCTGGGAGCTGGAAGAACTGATACAGGTTGCGCGCAACAACGGGGCGGTTGGCGCCAAGCTGACCGGTGGTGGTGGGGGGGGCTCGATCATCGCGCTGTGCCCGGAAGACAGTGCCAGGGTGGCCCAGGCGATTCGTGCCGCCGGCTACAATGCGCTGGAGGTCCAGATCGGTGGCGCTTGA
- a CDS encoding response regulator transcription factor, with protein MSDDPNATILLVEDHDDLAATIGAYLEDAGYACDYAADGAIALNLMEDNEYDAIVLDLMLPRINGIRVAERLRDRGDGTPILMLTARDQLDDKIEGFDAGADDYMVKPFESEELLVRLRALIRRARGEIGEGQLKVGDLIFDPRLMRVERAGQRIDLSPTAIRILKVLMRESPRVVSREQIENELWGDTLPDSDTLRSHMYNLRKGIDRPFEIKLLHTVQGMGFKLATPDEA; from the coding sequence ATGTCCGACGACCCCAACGCCACGATTCTGCTGGTTGAAGACCACGACGACCTGGCCGCTACCATCGGCGCCTATCTGGAGGACGCCGGCTACGCCTGCGACTACGCTGCCGACGGTGCCATTGCGCTCAATCTGATGGAAGACAACGAGTACGATGCCATCGTGCTCGATCTGATGCTGCCGCGCATCAACGGCATTCGCGTTGCCGAGCGTCTGCGTGACCGCGGCGACGGCACGCCCATCCTGATGCTGACCGCCAGGGACCAGCTCGACGACAAGATCGAGGGCTTCGATGCCGGCGCTGACGACTACATGGTCAAGCCGTTCGAATCCGAAGAGCTGCTGGTCCGGCTGCGAGCCCTGATCCGGCGCGCCCGCGGTGAAATCGGCGAGGGTCAGTTGAAGGTCGGAGATTTGATCTTCGATCCGCGCCTGATGCGCGTCGAGCGCGCCGGTCAGCGCATTGATCTGTCCCCCACGGCGATCCGCATTCTCAAGGTGCTGATGCGCGAATCACCGCGCGTTGTCAGCCGCGAGCAGATTGAAAACGAGTTGTGGGGAGACACCCTGCCCGACTCCGACACGCTCAGAAGCCACATGTACAACCTGCGCAAGGGAATCGACCGTCCGTTCGAGATCAAGTTGCTTCACACCGTCCAGGGCATGGGCTTCAAGCTTGCCACGCCGGACGAGGCTTAA